The proteins below come from a single Ochotona princeps isolate mOchPri1 chromosome 13, mOchPri1.hap1, whole genome shotgun sequence genomic window:
- the LOC101525811 gene encoding cytochrome P450 2C5-like, producing the protein MDPAVLLLLALSCLLLLTFWKQSSGRGKLPPGPTPFPIIGNILQLDVKDISKSLTNFSKVYGPVYTLYFGMKPTVVLHGYEAVKEALIDLGEEFAGRGSFPMAEKINKGLGIIFSKGKIWKDTRRFSIMTLRNFGMGKRSIEDRVQEEARCLVEELRKTNASPCDPTFILGCAPCNVICSIIFHNRFDYKDKEFITLMEKLNDTIRILSSPWLQVCNNFPYLLDYLPGSHNTLVKNLNYTHNFIMKRVKEHQKSLDINNPRDFIDCYLIKMEKDKNNPQLDLSYESLVITVADLFAAGTETTSTTLRYSLLLLLKHPEVTAKVYEEIERVIGRDRSPCMQDRSRMPYTDAVIHEIQRFINLLPSNLPHAVTCDIKFRDFFIPKGTTIITSLTSVLHDEKEFSNPNVFDPGHFLYESGNFKKSDYFMPFSAGKRICVGEGLARMELFLFLTTILQNFKLKSLVDPKDLDVTAVFNGFVSVPPSYQLCFVPV; encoded by the exons ATGGATCCAGCTGTGCTCCTGCTGTTGGCTCTCTCCTGTTTGCTTCTCCTTACCTTCTGGAAGCAGAGCTCAGGGAGAGGAAAGCTGCCTCCTGGACCCACTCCTTTCCCGATCATTGGAAACATTCTCCAACTGGATGTGAAGGACATCAGCAAATCCTTGACCAAT TTCTCCAAAGTCTATGGCCCAGTGTACACTCTGTATTTTGGAATGAAGCCCACAGTGGTGTTGCATGGATATGAGGCAGTAAAGGAGGCCTTGATTGATCTTGGAGAAGAGTTTGCTGGAAGAGGCAGCTTCCCTATGgctgaaaaaattaataaaggaCTTG GAATTATTTTTAGCAAAGGAAAGATATGGAAAGATACTCGACGCTTCTCGATCATGACCTTGCGGAATTTTGGGATGGGGAAGAGGAGCATAGAGGACCGAGTTCAAGAGGAGGCCCGCTGCCTTGTGGAGGAGCTGAGGAAAACCAATG CTTCACCCTGTGATCCCACCTTTATCCTGGGCTGTGCTCCCTGCAATGTGATCTGCtccataatttttcataatcgTTTTGACTATAAAGATAAGGAGTTTATTACATTGATGGAAAAATTAAATGACACTATCAGGATTCTGAGCTCTCCATGGTTGCAG GTTTGCAATAATTTCCCTTATTTACTTGATTATCTCCCAGGAAGCCATAACACCTtagtaaaaaatttaaattatacgCACAATTTTATCATGAAGAGAGTGAAAGAACACCAGAAATCACTGGATATTAATAATCCTCGGGACTTTATTGATTGCTACTTGATCAAAATGGAGAAG GACAAGAACAATCCACAGTTGGACCTCAGTTATGAGAGCTTGGTAATCACAGTGGCTGATTTGTTTGCAGCTGGCACAGAGACAACCAGTACAACGCTGAGATATTCTCTTCTGCTCCTACTGAAACACCCAGAGGTCACAG CTAAAGTGTATGAAGAGATTGAGCGTGTGATCGGCAGAGACCGGAGCCCCTGCATGCAGGACAGGAGCCGCATGCCCTACACAGATGCTGTCATACATGAGATCCAGAGATTCATAAACCTCCTTCCTTCTAACCTGCCCCATGCAGTGACATGTGACATTAAATTCAGAGACTTCTTTATCCCCAAG GGTACAACAATCATAACATCACTGACATCGGTTCTACATGATGAAAAAGAATTTTCTAACCCAAATGTGTTTGACCCTGGACACTTTCTGTATGAAAGTGGCAACTTTAAGAAGAGTGACTACTTCATGCCCTTCTCTGCAG gaaaaaGGATTTGTGTGGGAGAAGGTCTGGCCCGCATGGAGCTGTTTTTGTTCCTGACCACCATCTTACAGAATTTCAAGTTGAAATCTCTGGTTGATCCAAAGGACCTTGACGTCACTGCAGTTTTCAATGGATTTGTTTCTGTGCCACCTTCGTACCAGCTCTGCTTCGTTCCTGTTTGA